Proteins found in one Paenibacillus sp. FSL R10-2782 genomic segment:
- a CDS encoding prolyl oligopeptidase family serine peptidase — protein sequence MTDQNRDETLSAAPGDKRELMINVWYPVNPDVAKQKPKEPYPDELGEAISLVFGIPKQLFSYLTTIPTHVVQGAEISNAETKYPVLLFSPGIRSTRFQSMTAVEELVSHGYIVVGMDHPYSSAKVSFPDGRVISYTPEPEFPTSAELYENNVKGVSIRAADSRFVLDTLTTWNTQDPNGLFEGKLDLEHVGIFGHSYGGATTAETLAQDPRFKAGVSLEGGFWGTVSHTGLQQPFMYMMTGTTAESLKPSVTKKDKVFYTEFAPDLKSVMTKSQNDTYYLTVDKLFHQSFTDLALISPSLFAKNIDPVHNIDITRSYVRAFFDQYLKVEPQPLLKGASPEYPEVSFDPTYTKKRS from the coding sequence TTGACCGATCAAAACCGTGACGAAACCCTCAGTGCGGCACCTGGCGACAAGCGGGAATTGATGATCAATGTCTGGTATCCTGTCAACCCCGATGTGGCAAAACAAAAACCCAAAGAGCCTTACCCTGATGAGCTAGGAGAAGCTATCAGCCTTGTATTCGGAATACCGAAGCAGTTGTTCAGTTACCTCACAACGATTCCTACACACGTCGTCCAAGGTGCAGAAATATCAAACGCTGAGACAAAATATCCGGTTCTGCTGTTCTCACCCGGTATCCGTTCTACCCGATTTCAGAGCATGACGGCTGTGGAGGAACTCGTGAGTCATGGCTATATTGTAGTGGGCATGGATCATCCCTACTCTTCAGCTAAAGTTTCCTTCCCTGATGGTCGAGTCATTTCCTATACGCCGGAGCCCGAATTCCCGACATCGGCTGAGCTATATGAAAATAACGTAAAGGGTGTCAGCATTCGCGCAGCCGATTCCCGATTCGTGCTGGACACGCTTACGACTTGGAATACACAAGATCCTAACGGATTGTTCGAAGGCAAGCTGGATCTGGAGCATGTGGGCATATTTGGACACTCCTACGGCGGGGCGACAACAGCTGAAACCTTGGCGCAGGACCCGCGTTTTAAAGCGGGTGTCAGCCTGGAGGGTGGATTCTGGGGAACCGTCTCCCATACCGGATTGCAGCAGCCCTTCATGTATATGATGACAGGAACCACTGCCGAGAGCTTAAAACCGTCGGTTACAAAAAAAGATAAAGTCTTTTATACGGAATTTGCTCCCGATCTGAAGTCGGTCATGACCAAAAGTCAAAATGATACCTATTATTTGACGGTTGATAAGCTTTTCCATCAGAGCTTTACGGATCTGGCCCTGATTTCACCATCTCTATTTGCTAAAAATATAGACCCTGTGCATAACATTGATATTACGAGATCGTATGTACGAGCCTTTTTCGACCAATATTTAAAGGTTGAACCGCAGCCGCTATTAAAAGGCGCTTCGCCTGAATATCCTGAGGTGTCGTTCGATCCAACGTATACGAAAAAGAGATCGTAG
- a CDS encoding transcriptional regulator → MEHTTTIRTELEQFMAREDLSIIQFCEMADVETETVHAILGKKMPFSVEQLDRVTYGMRLNTGHFYEHYIEECLVESLPDWRHIKPFLYRCEELGKLECIRQTSYLWLDNTNYAPLLFEVAEDFFIHDKHAAAALLYKNIVKREGGRRSERLALCQYRLFILGLGPDKEQNVDAANRVFPLLDQLDDIDRLDALRELAIAYMHRKLWDLAKDLAQDMDDEANFQYLLMHQPNKVNQEPLKKPQRPMFFYMAYSNYLRANICEAQGNYKQALQYTYAYADLSWVKETDEETQYWLNKCKGWARSSLFLYKMLTGDVSAILDYVNCIEASQTELMPGLFKIVRAANQQDIKVDYFLKKFDTDIAAFMVREKAIVTYTHKITPDLYILFLYELAHYYLSRGAFDVGFQYLIDGMEKAFEVDNKSCIIKYIGLYEHSRLFASRETDAEYKRLMCGMYLNDDY, encoded by the coding sequence TTGGAACATACAACCACGATACGCACAGAGCTGGAGCAATTCATGGCACGAGAAGACCTAAGCATTATCCAATTTTGCGAAATGGCAGATGTAGAAACGGAAACAGTCCATGCTATTTTGGGCAAAAAAATGCCATTCTCGGTAGAGCAACTGGATCGGGTTACATACGGTATGCGACTGAATACAGGCCATTTTTATGAACATTACATCGAAGAATGTCTGGTCGAATCCTTACCTGATTGGCGTCACATTAAACCTTTTTTATACCGATGTGAAGAACTGGGCAAGCTGGAGTGTATTCGGCAAACCAGCTATTTATGGTTGGATAACACGAATTACGCCCCACTGTTGTTCGAAGTAGCTGAGGATTTTTTTATACATGACAAACATGCCGCCGCAGCCCTGCTCTACAAAAATATTGTCAAAAGAGAGGGAGGCCGACGTTCAGAACGACTGGCCTTGTGCCAGTATCGCTTGTTTATTCTTGGGCTGGGACCCGATAAAGAACAAAACGTCGATGCTGCTAACCGGGTTTTTCCACTTTTGGATCAGCTTGATGACATCGACCGACTCGACGCATTAAGAGAACTGGCGATTGCCTATATGCACAGGAAATTGTGGGATTTAGCCAAGGACCTGGCTCAGGATATGGATGATGAGGCTAATTTTCAATACCTTCTTATGCACCAGCCCAATAAGGTTAATCAGGAACCACTCAAAAAGCCACAAAGACCGATGTTCTTTTATATGGCCTATTCTAACTATCTTCGTGCGAACATTTGTGAGGCTCAGGGAAACTACAAGCAAGCGCTACAATATACGTACGCGTATGCTGATCTAAGCTGGGTGAAGGAGACGGATGAGGAAACACAATACTGGCTGAACAAATGTAAAGGATGGGCACGGTCCAGTCTATTTTTATATAAAATGCTAACCGGAGATGTAAGCGCTATTTTGGATTATGTTAACTGCATTGAAGCTTCACAAACCGAGCTGATGCCGGGATTGTTCAAAATCGTCAGAGCCGCCAATCAACAGGATATCAAGGTAGACTATTTTCTTAAAAAGTTCGACACAGACATTGCAGCCTTTATGGTGCGGGAAAAAGCTATTGTTACGTATACGCACAAGATCACGCCAGATTTATATATTCTTTTTCTGTATGAGCTGGCACACTATTATTTAAGCAGAGGGGCATTTGACGTTGGTTTTCAATATCTAATCGACGGTATGGAAAAAGCCTTTGAGGTCGATAATAAATCCTGTATCATTAAATACATTGGGCTTTACGAGCATTCCCGATTATTTGCGTCCCGTGAAACTGATGCAGAGTATAAGAGATTAATGTGCGGAATGTATTTGAACGATGATTACTAA